One window of the Natrinema sp. CBA1119 genome contains the following:
- a CDS encoding cbb3-type cytochrome c oxidase subunit I encodes MSELPPQTTIKRWLVTTNHKDVGILYLATALFFLVAGGVLALLFRAHLWEFGGTGLLTNTEYNQSVSIHGLLMVFWFISPLGFGFGNYIVPLQIGAKDMAFPRLNALSYWFYLFSGLLVIFSFFQGTTWANGWYMYAPLNVPIYNPGYTLTMGGNTTILALTLFVLSTTLSTVNFLTTIHRCRAEGLGLWNMPLVTWGILLTVWMMLFAFAALLAALILMLTDRLLLTQYFATAQGSSLLWGHLFWFFGHPEVYIVFFPALGIMFETFQTFTGRRIVGRKWVIIAMVLVAVQSFLVWMHHMFLTTINLPIKTLFMATTIGISLPFDLMVFALIYTMIKGRVRFTTPFLFSLGALVLFILGGITGVFLGAVVLDYEFRGTYWVVAHFHYVMVAGVTALIGGLYYWWPKISGKMYSERLGKLSFAVYFIGFNLLYFPMFLAWETPRRVFHYPEGTELYHQLATVGAFVIGTGVLLVFITLAKSFVSGPDAPDNPWAYSRTAEWATTSPPPLENWPNRPSYANGRLEFVDDATAADGGAVAHERTGAAESLEADHEDHASIWPFGIGVGMFVMFLGLSGLTPYVADFATARGAELAGSTAGSENVLYPVLSLVGVGILGFALFQYGREEFNAPEMAIAERWPFEGVGTTKTGVWFFLASDVVVFGAVIGAYVFMRIHGGWGNFDPVPPSATIGLINTYVLLTSSFTVVLALVMAERGNKRGLLASMGATLLLGLTFLAIKGYEWGQEFAHDIYWFTDLEYSMYFVTTGLHALHVILGLLIAAFLIYRIVSVDAYLEDDRPVEYFGLYWHFVDIVWVILFPLFYLM; translated from the coding sequence ATGAGCGAGCTTCCACCGCAGACGACCATCAAGCGGTGGCTGGTGACGACCAATCACAAGGATGTCGGCATTCTCTATCTGGCGACGGCGCTATTCTTCCTCGTCGCCGGCGGCGTCCTCGCATTGCTGTTTCGCGCTCACCTCTGGGAGTTCGGCGGCACCGGACTCCTCACGAACACCGAGTACAATCAGTCGGTCTCGATCCACGGATTGCTGATGGTGTTCTGGTTTATCTCACCGCTCGGATTCGGTTTCGGGAACTATATCGTTCCGCTCCAGATCGGGGCGAAGGACATGGCATTTCCGCGCCTGAACGCGCTGAGTTACTGGTTCTACCTGTTTTCGGGCCTTCTCGTCATCTTCTCGTTCTTTCAGGGGACGACGTGGGCCAACGGCTGGTACATGTACGCGCCGCTGAACGTGCCGATCTACAACCCAGGCTACACGCTGACGATGGGAGGCAATACGACGATCCTCGCGTTGACCCTGTTCGTCCTGTCGACCACCCTCAGTACGGTGAATTTCCTGACGACGATCCACCGCTGTCGCGCCGAGGGTCTCGGCCTGTGGAACATGCCGCTGGTCACGTGGGGGATCCTCCTGACCGTCTGGATGATGCTGTTCGCGTTCGCGGCGCTGCTGGCCGCACTCATTCTCATGTTGACCGACCGCCTCCTGCTCACGCAGTACTTCGCGACCGCCCAGGGCTCGAGTCTGCTGTGGGGACACCTCTTCTGGTTCTTCGGCCATCCGGAGGTGTATATCGTCTTTTTCCCTGCCCTGGGGATCATGTTCGAGACGTTCCAGACGTTCACTGGCCGCCGAATCGTCGGCCGAAAGTGGGTCATTATCGCGATGGTCCTGGTGGCCGTTCAGTCCTTCTTGGTCTGGATGCACCACATGTTTCTGACGACGATCAACCTCCCGATCAAGACGCTGTTCATGGCGACGACGATTGGGATTTCGCTTCCCTTCGACCTGATGGTCTTCGCGCTGATCTACACGATGATCAAGGGTCGCGTCCGATTCACGACGCCGTTTCTGTTCTCGCTGGGTGCGCTCGTGTTGTTCATCCTCGGCGGGATCACCGGCGTCTTCCTCGGTGCCGTCGTCCTCGACTACGAGTTCCGCGGGACCTACTGGGTCGTCGCGCACTTCCACTACGTGATGGTCGCGGGAGTCACCGCGCTGATCGGTGGCCTCTACTACTGGTGGCCGAAGATTTCCGGCAAGATGTACTCCGAACGGCTCGGGAAGCTCAGCTTCGCCGTCTACTTCATCGGCTTCAACCTGCTGTACTTCCCGATGTTCCTCGCCTGGGAGACGCCGCGGCGCGTCTTCCACTACCCCGAGGGAACCGAGCTTTACCACCAGCTGGCGACCGTCGGAGCCTTCGTCATCGGGACGGGAGTTCTGCTCGTCTTCATCACGCTCGCGAAGAGTTTCGTCTCCGGGCCCGACGCGCCGGACAACCCGTGGGCGTACTCGCGAACCGCCGAGTGGGCGACGACCTCACCCCCGCCGCTCGAGAACTGGCCGAACCGACCCAGCTACGCGAACGGTCGCCTCGAGTTCGTCGATGACGCGACGGCGGCCGACGGCGGCGCGGTCGCCCACGAGCGCACCGGAGCGGCCGAGTCGCTCGAGGCCGACCACGAGGATCACGCGAGCATCTGGCCGTTCGGAATCGGGGTCGGCATGTTCGTTATGTTCCTCGGATTATCGGGACTAACGCCGTACGTCGCCGACTTCGCGACCGCGCGCGGCGCGGAACTCGCCGGGAGCACCGCCGGATCGGAGAACGTTCTCTATCCCGTGCTCTCGCTCGTCGGCGTCGGCATCCTGGGGTTCGCGCTGTTCCAGTACGGACGCGAGGAATTCAACGCACCCGAGATGGCCATCGCCGAACGGTGGCCGTTCGAGGGGGTCGGCACGACCAAGACTGGCGTCTGGTTCTTCCTGGCCTCGGACGTCGTCGTCTTCGGTGCCGTCATCGGGGCGTACGTGTTCATGCGGATCCACGGCGGCTGGGGCAACTTCGATCCCGTGCCGCCCTCGGCGACGATCGGACTGATCAACACCTACGTCCTGCTCACCTCGAGTTTCACGGTCGTCCTCGCGCTGGTGATGGCCGAACGCGGGAACAAGCGCGGGCTGCTGGCGTCAATGGGGGCCACGCTGCTACTCGGACTCACGTTCCTCGCCATCAAGGGCTACGAGTGGGGGCAGGAGTTCGCCCACGACATCTACTGGTTCACCGATCTCGAGTACTCGATGTACTTCGTGACGACCGGCCTCCACGCGCTGCACGTCATCCTCGGCCTGCTCATCGCGGCGTTTCTGATCTACCGGATCGTGAGCGTCGATGCCTACCTCGAGGATGATCGACCGGTCGAGTACTTCGGCCTCTACTGGCACTTCGTCGACATCGTCTGGGTGATTCTCTTCCCGCTGTTCTACCTCATGTAG
- a CDS encoding Nif3-like dinuclear metal center hexameric protein, producing MELSSIVDRLDEELRTDEYADLDASANGLQVGPDEADIERVAFAVDGVRETVDRALEADADLLVVHHGLSWGGFDRVTGRTYDRIAPLIENDLALYVSHLPLDGHQELGNAAGVADLLGLEDRAPFGDHGPEHIGQRGTAADPYAPADLRERLETNLDTGGQPVQHLAFGPDEIEDVAVVTGSGVDWLDEAVDAGADALVTGEGKGKAYHEAQEAGIHVFLAGHYATETFGVRSLQDLVAGWDLETTFLDAPTGL from the coding sequence ATGGAACTCTCGAGCATCGTCGACAGACTCGACGAGGAGTTGCGAACCGACGAGTACGCCGATCTCGACGCCAGCGCGAACGGCCTGCAGGTCGGCCCGGACGAGGCCGATATCGAGCGCGTCGCGTTCGCCGTCGACGGCGTCCGCGAGACGGTCGACCGTGCTCTCGAGGCCGACGCGGACCTGCTGGTCGTCCACCACGGGCTCTCGTGGGGCGGCTTCGACCGCGTGACCGGCCGCACCTACGACCGAATCGCGCCCCTGATCGAGAACGACCTCGCGCTGTACGTCTCCCATCTCCCGCTCGACGGCCATCAGGAACTGGGCAACGCCGCCGGCGTCGCCGACCTGCTCGGACTCGAGGACCGCGCCCCGTTCGGCGACCACGGCCCCGAACACATCGGCCAGCGCGGGACGGCCGCCGACCCCTACGCGCCCGCCGACCTGCGCGAGCGCCTCGAGACGAATCTGGATACCGGCGGTCAGCCCGTCCAGCACCTCGCGTTCGGGCCGGACGAGATCGAAGACGTCGCGGTCGTTACCGGTAGCGGGGTCGACTGGCTCGACGAGGCCGTCGACGCGGGCGCGGATGCGCTGGTGACCGGCGAGGGGAAAGGGAAGGCCTACCACGAAGCGCAGGAGGCAGGAATCCACGTCTTCCTCGCGGGCCACTACGCGACGGAGACGTTCGGCGTCCGCTCGCTGCAGGATCTCGTAGCAGGATGGGATCTCGAGACGACCTTCCTCGACGCGCCGACGGGATTGTAG
- a CDS encoding deoxyhypusine synthase yields the protein MSDEHDHGSDDAGEADDHHDPEETFAHDPIGHAEVRAGMTVGELADEYGNAGVGAADLHDAVDVTEAMFDDDVTVFFGLAGAMVPTGMRSIVAELIRDGYIDVLVTTGANLTHDSIEAIGGKHHHGAVHAEGKTEREHDETLRDEGVDRIYNVYLPQEFFADFESHLREEVFPVLEAECEDEGLVSIQRLTEELGRANAEVNERDGVDEDAGIAAAAYENDVPIYCPAVQDSVLGLQAWMYSQTSAFSLDALADMTPLTDIAYHAEEAGAFVVGGGVPKNFTLQTMLVSPDAYDYAVQLTMDPKQTGGLSGATLDEARSWGKLEKDAENVSVYADATITLPLVVAAARERLEN from the coding sequence ATGAGCGACGAGCACGACCACGGGAGCGACGACGCCGGCGAGGCGGACGATCACCATGACCCCGAGGAAACCTTCGCACACGACCCGATCGGCCACGCCGAGGTCCGCGCCGGAATGACGGTCGGCGAACTCGCGGACGAGTACGGCAACGCGGGCGTCGGCGCGGCGGACCTCCACGATGCCGTCGACGTCACCGAAGCGATGTTCGACGACGACGTGACCGTCTTCTTCGGCCTCGCGGGCGCGATGGTTCCGACGGGGATGCGATCGATCGTCGCCGAGCTGATCCGCGACGGCTACATCGACGTGCTCGTCACGACCGGCGCGAACCTCACCCACGATTCCATCGAGGCCATCGGCGGGAAACACCACCACGGCGCGGTCCACGCCGAGGGGAAGACCGAGCGCGAACACGACGAAACGCTGCGCGACGAGGGCGTCGATCGCATCTACAACGTCTATCTCCCACAGGAGTTCTTCGCCGACTTTGAGTCGCACCTCCGCGAGGAGGTCTTTCCGGTCCTCGAGGCCGAGTGCGAAGACGAGGGACTCGTCTCGATCCAGCGGCTCACGGAGGAACTCGGCCGGGCGAACGCCGAGGTGAACGAACGCGACGGCGTCGACGAGGACGCGGGTATCGCCGCCGCGGCATACGAGAACGACGTGCCGATCTACTGTCCCGCCGTTCAGGACTCCGTGCTCGGCCTGCAGGCGTGGATGTACTCCCAGACCTCGGCCTTCTCGCTGGACGCGCTGGCGGACATGACGCCGCTGACCGATATCGCCTACCACGCCGAGGAAGCCGGCGCGTTCGTCGTCGGCGGGGGCGTCCCCAAGAATTTCACCCTCCAGACGATGCTCGTCTCGCCCGACGCCTACGATTACGCCGTCCAGTTGACGATGGACCCGAAACAGACCGGCGGCCTCTCCGGCGCGACGCTGGACGAGGCCCGCTCGTGGGGGAAACTCGAGAAAGACGCCGAGAACGTCTCGGTCTACGCCGACGCGACGATCACGCTGCCGCTCGTGGTCGCCGCGGCTCGCGAGCGACTCGAAAACTGA
- a CDS encoding pyridoxamine 5'-phosphate oxidase family protein: MSTVPPEAERLLESEPLMAHLGTCAEGRPHVAPVWYRYADGVVEIVTTGRKLANIRENPRVAISVQSDEAGHTQWMVSLLGTATVVDDESETAAARRRINEKYDAESDAYAENTLVRIEVGSATYQTY, from the coding sequence GTGTCGACGGTCCCACCCGAAGCGGAGCGCCTGCTCGAGAGCGAGCCGTTGATGGCCCATCTGGGAACCTGTGCCGAGGGACGGCCCCACGTCGCGCCGGTCTGGTACCGGTACGCCGACGGGGTCGTCGAGATCGTGACAACCGGCCGGAAGCTGGCGAATATCAGGGAGAATCCGCGGGTCGCCATCTCGGTACAGAGCGACGAGGCGGGGCACACGCAATGGATGGTCTCGCTACTCGGCACGGCGACGGTCGTCGACGACGAAAGCGAGACCGCCGCGGCTCGCCGCCGGATCAACGAGAAGTACGACGCGGAGTCCGACGCGTACGCCGAAAACACGCTGGTCCGGATCGAGGTCGGCTCGGCGACGTACCAGACGTACTGA
- a CDS encoding PAS domain S-box protein yields the protein MSESTGAPTSDEIGDVSGEIDVLSVDDDPTVAAEFAAALESASDRLMVETVDDEHAALESVRADDVDCLVERTAAADGDGRSLLARLRDDRPNLPVFLVIDGWDEDRVSAALEAGATGCLPESAAADGTRLAIRIERAVEAVAERRALEATTARFRAFTESASFAVITASDDGTVQYANDAVESLFGYAPTAIVGEPLTTLVPATYQTDHSAAIARYLETGERTLDWNWVELEGLRADGRTIPIGVSFGEAVVNGEHLFTAVIRDVTDQKRLEREREATLERIGDAFVSIDADWEYTYVNEQAVDLLQRPGEELLGEPLGTAFETVGGTELERQLERAFADQTTVSFTEYFGALERWFEVRAHPSEDGLSIFFTDVTDRIRAEEELEANVTALQALYDISTKPDASLDAKLPELLELGCEYLDLPYGFMTRINLDERTQTVVESRSDHPLLQQGESCPLSEAYCRKTIKTHELVTVANAPDEGWTGDPAYELFELGSYVGAKVTVDGTIWGTLCFASSDPRDGDGFSEAERSLVKLMAKWVSYETERERSRETLERQNDRLQEFTSVVSHDLRNPLNVAQGALKLAEEGDRSQLEACEEALDRMAQLIEDLLSLAEQGATTAELDPVSVQDCATRAWSMVDTGDAALAVEGESWVRADPDRLQQLLENLFRNALDHGVPEGGSTADLAVSVGDCADGFYVADTGRGIPESERNEVFDIGFTTAEDGTGFGLGIVERVAEAHDWDLAVTASDAGGARFEVTGVDQPRDSR from the coding sequence ATGAGTGAGTCGACCGGGGCCCCCACGAGCGACGAAATCGGGGACGTGAGCGGCGAGATCGACGTGCTCTCCGTCGACGACGACCCGACCGTCGCGGCGGAGTTCGCCGCCGCACTCGAGTCCGCGAGCGACCGGCTGATGGTCGAGACGGTCGACGACGAACACGCGGCGCTCGAGTCCGTGCGTGCGGACGACGTCGACTGTCTGGTCGAGCGGACCGCGGCCGCGGACGGCGACGGCCGCTCGCTGCTCGCACGTCTCCGCGACGACCGACCGAACCTGCCAGTGTTCCTCGTCATCGACGGATGGGACGAAGACCGGGTCAGCGCCGCGCTCGAGGCCGGTGCGACCGGCTGTCTGCCGGAATCGGCCGCCGCCGACGGGACGCGCCTCGCGATCCGCATCGAGCGGGCGGTCGAGGCGGTGGCCGAGCGCCGAGCGCTCGAGGCGACGACCGCCCGATTTCGAGCGTTCACCGAGAGCGCGTCCTTCGCGGTGATCACGGCGTCCGACGACGGGACCGTCCAGTACGCGAACGACGCGGTCGAGTCACTGTTCGGCTACGCGCCGACCGCCATCGTCGGCGAGCCGCTGACGACCCTCGTACCCGCGACGTATCAGACCGATCACAGCGCGGCGATCGCGCGCTACCTCGAGACGGGAGAACGAACCCTCGACTGGAACTGGGTCGAACTCGAGGGACTCCGTGCGGACGGACGGACGATCCCCATCGGCGTTTCCTTCGGCGAAGCGGTCGTCAACGGCGAGCACCTCTTCACCGCCGTCATCAGGGATGTCACGGACCAAAAGCGCCTCGAGCGCGAGCGCGAAGCCACTCTCGAACGGATCGGCGACGCCTTCGTCTCGATCGACGCCGACTGGGAGTACACCTACGTCAACGAGCAGGCCGTCGACCTCCTCCAGCGGCCCGGCGAGGAACTGCTCGGCGAGCCGCTCGGGACGGCGTTCGAAACCGTCGGCGGGACCGAACTCGAACGGCAACTCGAGCGGGCGTTCGCCGACCAGACGACCGTGAGTTTCACGGAGTACTTCGGCGCGCTCGAGCGCTGGTTCGAGGTCCGGGCCCACCCCTCCGAGGACGGCCTCTCGATCTTCTTCACCGATGTCACCGATCGCATTCGTGCCGAGGAGGAACTCGAGGCGAACGTCACGGCGCTACAGGCGCTGTATGACATCTCGACGAAGCCGGACGCGTCGCTCGACGCGAAGCTGCCGGAGCTGCTCGAGCTCGGCTGCGAGTATCTGGATCTCCCCTACGGGTTCATGACGCGGATCAACCTCGACGAGCGGACCCAGACCGTCGTCGAATCACGGAGCGATCACCCGCTCCTCCAGCAGGGCGAATCCTGCCCGCTCTCCGAAGCCTACTGCCGGAAGACGATCAAGACCCACGAGCTCGTCACCGTCGCGAACGCGCCCGACGAGGGGTGGACCGGCGATCCCGCCTACGAGCTGTTCGAACTCGGGAGCTACGTCGGCGCGAAGGTGACCGTCGACGGCACCATCTGGGGCACCCTCTGTTTCGCCTCGAGCGACCCCCGCGACGGCGACGGCTTCTCGGAAGCCGAGCGATCGCTGGTCAAGCTGATGGCGAAGTGGGTCAGCTACGAGACCGAACGCGAACGATCTCGTGAGACGCTCGAACGGCAGAACGACCGCCTGCAGGAGTTCACGAGCGTCGTCAGCCATGACCTGCGGAACCCGCTGAACGTCGCGCAGGGCGCGCTGAAACTCGCCGAGGAGGGAGATCGGTCCCAGCTCGAGGCCTGCGAGGAAGCGCTCGACCGGATGGCGCAACTGATCGAGGACCTGCTCTCGTTGGCCGAGCAGGGGGCGACGACGGCCGAGCTGGATCCGGTGTCAGTCCAGGACTGCGCGACGAGGGCCTGGTCGATGGTCGACACCGGGGACGCCGCACTGGCGGTCGAGGGGGAGTCCTGGGTCCGGGCCGACCCCGACCGGCTCCAGCAGCTGCTCGAGAACCTGTTTCGGAACGCGCTCGATCACGGGGTCCCCGAGGGAGGGTCGACTGCCGACCTGGCCGTTTCCGTCGGCGACTGTGCGGACGGGTTTTACGTCGCCGACACGGGGCGGGGGATTCCCGAATCCGAGCGCAACGAGGTCTTCGATATCGGCTTTACCACGGCCGAGGACGGCACCGGGTTCGGACTGGGGATCGTGGAACGGGTCGCCGAGGCCCACGACTGGGACCTCGCGGTAACGGCCAGCGACGCCGGCGGCGCTCGCTTCGAGGTGACCGGCGTCGATCAACCGCGTGACTCGCGGTGA
- a CDS encoding glycosyltransferase family 2 protein, whose protein sequence is MTGDERDGDADVSFVVPARNEAEYLRGTLASLTALDTAYVYEVLVVDGDSSDATREIAREYDATVVPESGESIAAARNLGAEHASGEWLAFVDADTRVRANYLTELLGFVEANGLAAASSYCRITGPRRAKLMEATINHVFSRLERPILPGFNCFVHRRAFEEIGGFPEVSNEDTAFSRRLARRYPTAYCPTVLVESSGRRITEDGLTGTLWHYARLDLERLRAEY, encoded by the coding sequence ATGACTGGCGACGAGCGTGACGGCGACGCAGACGTCAGCTTCGTGGTGCCGGCACGAAACGAGGCGGAGTACCTCCGGGGAACCCTCGCGAGTCTGACCGCGCTGGATACGGCCTACGTGTACGAGGTGCTCGTCGTCGACGGCGACTCGAGCGACGCGACCAGAGAGATCGCCCGCGAATACGACGCGACGGTCGTTCCCGAGAGCGGCGAGAGCATCGCCGCAGCGCGGAATCTCGGGGCCGAGCACGCGTCCGGCGAGTGGCTGGCCTTCGTCGATGCGGACACGCGGGTGCGGGCGAACTACCTCACTGAACTGCTCGGCTTCGTCGAGGCCAACGGGCTCGCGGCCGCGAGTTCCTACTGTCGAATCACCGGCCCCCGCCGAGCGAAGCTCATGGAGGCGACGATCAACCACGTCTTCTCGCGGCTCGAACGACCGATCCTGCCGGGGTTCAACTGCTTCGTCCACCGGCGGGCCTTCGAGGAAATCGGCGGCTTTCCCGAGGTGTCGAACGAGGACACGGCATTCAGCCGACGGCTCGCTCGCCGCTACCCGACGGCCTACTGCCCGACCGTCCTGGTCGAGAGTTCGGGCCGGCGGATCACCGAGGACGGGTTGACAGGGACGCTCTGGCACTACGCGCGACTCGACCTCGAGCGGCTCCGGGCGGAGTACTGA
- a CDS encoding PAS domain S-box protein produces MNAKRYAFVALREPMGSSGSAQDISTEDVRSLFTRLEQPSEPIAAVEVAEKLECDRRAARHSLEELVERGELQTKRICGATQVWWHAEPEEFTAFVDAVEDYAVFRLDPNGTVVSWNTGAERIKGYEESEIVGEHFSTFYTEEDSDSGVPKENLEVAAEEGRVEEEGWRVRKNGSEFWANVTITAIRDDTGTLQGFTKVTRDMTERQEYEQQLQQERDLTEQIFETVPVSIYTINSEGEFIRANQRALERIDSEESELTDYTVESWEIYDSTGEPIPFDEYPWTQVVETGETVYGYECQTDVPGGRRRWLSINAAPIQSEENEDDRIVFSVDDITEQKEREQQLRREYKQTEKLLRTAPIAIAVQDAEGETVMANQQAQEALGLSEQEIIEEPENPDEWDLYDADGNLVPPHETPSARVLATGEPVSDEEFIFDLPTGEQMHFRLSATPICSGDGTIERVITTGEEITELKRRERQLEQRKTELETELSEILGRISDAFYALDNEWRFTHLNDQAAQPMQQPKEELLGQKVWDVMPAESESTYREKYQTAMEKQEPISFEVYEEDFDSWYEYNLYPSDSGLSVYFRDVTERVEHERELTKYETIVETVNDGIYVKDEDGYFTMVNEAYAELTGYDREALVGEHASLVVNESTVEQSRDITATADDRPENPVLEAEIQTAGGDRVPAEGTFATLQTDGEQEEVGIVRDITERKEREQALRERERHLKRYKEFTDDILDAVGDIFYLVGENGDLQRWNESLSDVTGFSDSEVGSMHALEFFSEDEHENISATIAEGFEAGNAQVEAEVLTKDGESIPYEFVASTVEDPDGNVVLTGIGRDITDRRKYERKLEESNERLEQFAYAASHDLQEPLRMVTSYLQLLENRYSDELDEDAEEFIEFAVDGADRMREMIEGLLQYSRVETQGDPFETIDLDAILSAVRDDLQLQIEESDAEITAESLPCVEGDPSQLRQVFQNLLDNAIEYSGDEPPQIEIAAERNGGDLRLSIRDEGIGIDPSDTDRIFKVFQRLHGHDEHEGTGIGLALCQRIIERHGGEIWVESEPGEGATFSFTLPAADEPGTNRE; encoded by the coding sequence GTGAACGCCAAGCGTTATGCATTCGTAGCGCTACGTGAACCCATGGGATCCTCGGGTTCGGCTCAAGACATCTCTACGGAGGACGTTCGGAGTCTTTTTACACGGTTAGAGCAGCCGTCTGAACCGATTGCTGCGGTGGAGGTCGCCGAGAAACTGGAATGTGATCGTCGAGCCGCTCGTCACAGTCTCGAGGAACTCGTTGAACGCGGTGAGCTGCAGACGAAGCGGATTTGCGGCGCGACTCAGGTCTGGTGGCATGCGGAACCGGAGGAGTTTACTGCCTTTGTTGATGCGGTGGAAGACTACGCCGTCTTCAGGCTCGATCCGAATGGTACTGTTGTCAGTTGGAATACCGGAGCGGAACGGATCAAGGGCTACGAGGAAAGCGAAATTGTCGGTGAGCACTTCTCTACGTTCTATACCGAGGAGGATAGCGACTCTGGAGTTCCGAAAGAGAACCTCGAAGTCGCGGCAGAAGAGGGCCGTGTAGAAGAGGAAGGCTGGAGGGTCCGTAAGAACGGTAGCGAGTTCTGGGCAAACGTCACTATCACCGCCATTCGTGACGATACTGGTACGCTTCAGGGGTTCACGAAAGTCACGCGTGACATGACCGAGCGCCAGGAGTACGAACAACAGCTGCAACAGGAACGCGATCTCACCGAACAGATCTTCGAGACCGTCCCGGTCAGTATCTATACGATCAATTCCGAAGGCGAGTTCATCCGAGCGAACCAGCGAGCTCTCGAGCGTATTGATAGCGAGGAATCTGAACTCACGGATTACACTGTCGAATCGTGGGAGATCTACGATAGTACGGGAGAGCCGATTCCGTTCGACGAGTATCCATGGACGCAGGTCGTCGAAACCGGCGAAACCGTCTACGGTTACGAGTGTCAAACTGATGTTCCGGGCGGTCGTCGTCGGTGGCTTTCGATTAATGCCGCTCCGATTCAGAGTGAAGAGAACGAAGACGATCGAATCGTCTTTTCCGTAGACGATATCACGGAGCAGAAGGAGCGTGAGCAACAACTCCGTCGCGAATACAAACAGACTGAGAAACTGTTGCGGACGGCACCGATCGCGATTGCCGTTCAGGATGCCGAGGGTGAGACGGTGATGGCAAATCAGCAAGCCCAAGAAGCTCTTGGATTATCCGAACAGGAGATCATTGAGGAGCCCGAAAACCCTGATGAGTGGGATCTATATGACGCAGATGGTAACTTGGTCCCTCCTCATGAAACACCATCTGCTCGCGTTTTAGCGACTGGAGAGCCAGTATCTGACGAGGAATTTATCTTCGATCTGCCGACCGGCGAACAGATGCATTTCCGCCTGAGCGCTACTCCAATATGTAGCGGCGACGGAACCATCGAACGCGTGATAACGACCGGTGAAGAGATCACGGAGCTCAAGAGACGTGAACGACAGCTCGAACAGCGCAAGACCGAACTCGAGACGGAGCTGAGCGAGATTCTCGGTCGGATTTCTGACGCGTTCTACGCGCTTGATAACGAATGGCGATTTACCCACCTCAACGACCAGGCCGCCCAGCCGATGCAACAACCGAAAGAGGAACTACTCGGTCAGAAAGTCTGGGACGTCATGCCTGCGGAGTCGGAGAGCACTTACCGAGAGAAGTATCAAACGGCGATGGAGAAACAGGAACCGATCAGCTTCGAAGTGTACGAGGAAGACTTCGACTCCTGGTATGAATACAATCTCTACCCCTCGGATAGCGGGCTTTCGGTCTACTTTCGAGATGTGACCGAACGAGTGGAGCATGAGCGAGAGCTCACGAAGTACGAAACGATCGTTGAGACGGTTAATGACGGGATCTACGTCAAAGACGAGGACGGGTACTTCACGATGGTCAACGAGGCCTACGCAGAGCTGACCGGCTACGACCGTGAAGCACTAGTTGGAGAACACGCCTCCCTGGTCGTCAACGAGTCCACAGTCGAACAATCACGGGATATAACAGCAACAGCCGACGATAGACCTGAGAACCCGGTCTTAGAGGCGGAGATTCAGACGGCAGGTGGTGACCGTGTCCCTGCAGAGGGAACCTTCGCAACGTTACAGACTGACGGCGAACAGGAGGAAGTCGGTATCGTACGAGATATCACCGAACGGAAGGAGCGAGAGCAGGCGCTCCGTGAACGTGAACGCCATCTCAAACGGTACAAGGAGTTCACCGACGATATTCTGGATGCCGTTGGAGACATATTTTATCTGGTCGGCGAGAACGGTGACCTTCAGCGGTGGAATGAGAGTCTCAGTGACGTAACAGGATTTTCAGATTCGGAGGTCGGGTCGATGCATGCTCTAGAGTTCTTCAGCGAGGACGAACACGAGAACATCTCGGCCACTATCGCTGAAGGGTTCGAAGCCGGCAACGCACAGGTAGAAGCAGAAGTCCTCACCAAGGATGGCGAGTCTATCCCCTATGAGTTCGTTGCGTCAACGGTCGAAGACCCCGACGGGAATGTAGTTCTGACGGGGATTGGCCGTGATATCACTGACCGTCGGAAGTACGAGCGCAAGCTCGAGGAGTCCAACGAACGTCTCGAACAGTTCGCATATGCTGCGTCTCACGACCTACAGGAACCCTTGCGGATGGTTACGAGTTATCTGCAGCTTCTCGAAAACCGGTATAGTGATGAACTCGATGAGGACGCGGAAGAGTTCATCGAGTTTGCCGTCGATGGCGCTGACCGGATGCGTGAGATGATTGAGGGGCTGCTACAGTACTCACGGGTCGAAACACAAGGCGACCCGTTCGAGACAATCGATCTGGACGCGATTCTTTCTGCGGTACGTGATGATCTTCAACTGCAGATTGAGGAGAGTGACGCCGAGATCACAGCCGAATCATTACCGTGTGTCGAGGGTGATCCCAGTCAATTGCGTCAAGTCTTCCAGAACTTGTTGGACAATGCGATCGAGTATAGCGGCGACGAACCACCACAAATAGAGATCGCTGCTGAACGGAATGGTGGAGACTTGCGTCTCTCGATCCGTGATGAGGGGATTGGTATCGATCCCAGCGATACCGATCGTATTTTCAAAGTGTTCCAGCGGCTTCACGGGCACGACGAACACGAGGGGACTGGTATCGGTCTCGCTCTCTGTCAACGGATTATCGAGCGACACGGTGGTGAGATCTGGGTCGAGTCCGAACCCGGTGAGGGAGCGACCTTCTCGTTCACGTTGCCTGCAGCGGATGAACCCGGCACCAATCGAGAATGA